AAAACCCACGTCGTTGCGTCTcataggaaggaaaagagaaatgcagaaaagggggtgtgtggaggtgggggggtgaTCTGAGTGCTGGAAATTTGGAGGCAGGGTTCTTTTCGGCATTGCGCATGATGGCTGCGGCTAGATTCTGACGTGTTGAAGGCCTTTGACTTTTGGTAAATCACCTTTTGCCGTTTCCTTTGTCCCCATGAAGCCCCCCCTGGCCGCCCCCTCCTCATTCTGGGCTGGctggttgcgggggggggggcagcctgaGGGCTGCGACGTGGCaggtttctagaatgttctattgATGGCCGCAAGAGGGCGCTGGTGGCACTGCGGAAttttggggggcggggtggggagggaagaggaggtggCCTTTGTTCTCCTGCAGGAGGGGGTCGGGAGCGAGATGGGCTGCGGGACCGTGGGTTCATTTACCTAAGGGGAAATGTTAGTAGATACCTGGGTTCACTGAGGTGCGCTTGCAGGACTTACAATAGGTCAGAGATGGCATCATCTGCAGTGGCTGTGTGATTTAGGGTGTCATGGACtcagattaatttattttcagtgatttttgttttctggggtCTTAGAAAGGTGTGGCTTTTTGAGGAAGGATtgcaaaaaaatattaattaattaggCGTCATCCTTAAGGGTCTTGAGAGTTGACGTGGCAAAGGGGGGGCAAAGTTTTGAGGAGAAGGGTGTTAATTGGGTGGGGGGAGGCGGGGTGATCTGCCTTTATTTTGTCATATAGCTGAAGACCTCAAAAATGAGTGTTGCGTATTAAGAATTGagcctttaaattttaattatgctTAATTGGATTTACTAATGGTGGGGGGGCAGCGTCCTGCTTTTACTTATCAGGAGTAGAATTGTGGTCTGGGGGCAGCCCCTTACTGCAGGGTCTCTTTATCGTCGTGGTTTTGGTGCAAGGCGGCTCCtggatgcctgtgtgtgtgctgcgTCATGTCTGGAAAATGGCTCAGGCAGAGGCGATGGGGGTGCATAGAGACCCTTAAAGATGGCTGGTGTGGGCTCTGCCCCCCCCAGCCTGAAACCTGTTGGGCACCCTCCCCCCTCCTACGTCAGTCTAGCTCTAGCAGCTGCGTCCTGGCGCCTGTGGGGGTGCCTCAGGTGGTTGGGCTATGGGAGTCTTAGTGCGGGCTGCGCGCCCCCTAGCGGTCTCTATGTGCAAATGGTTCTTGGCCTGCTAGACTAGCATTAGAATTGCGCATGCGCACACAGCTAACACTTGTGACCTGTCAATCAATTCATCTGtacccctcccattgctgtcctcccctcccatttctcctcctacttctcctcccatttctactttccctccttccccctcccatttcttctccctccttctccctcccatttcttctccctcctccccctcccacttcttctccctcctccccctcccatttcatctctccctctttcccctcccacttTTCTCCCCTATCTTCCCCTCCCATTTTTCCTCTcactcctccccctcttcccacttctcctccctcctcccgcccccacccattttcctcattcctcttacccctcccttctcttcctcccctccaccccatccctgcttctctttcctgatccctcccacccctccctcttccccccaagccttcccctcccttctctcctctttcactTGCCCCTTCCCTCTCTATGCTGTTCCTGGGCTGGCCATTAGAGGTCATCAAGGTGGATTCTAACAACCCCCTCCCATATCCTAGGCTCTCTCTTCAGGGATGACATCATCGGCTCACACCAGTCTTCCAGGACCACCTTCCAGATGCCAAGGCTGCTGCTCGAGTACCTGCTGTGCATCTCTACCTCCTGGTACCACAGCCACTCCCTCAAGTTGTCTGCATGTTATATGGCCTGTGGGCTCCTCCTACCCATTGCGCATTCATCACCCCCAGACCCATTAGCCATTAAAGACAACTTAAAATGTTAAGTAATTAGCTGTAATTGTAATTAGTTGTAATTAATTAGCTTATATTGTAATTAATACCTATACCTGGGCATTTAATAAATTCTCTAACCTTTGGTTATTTGTAGAGCCAAGGAGCATGGATTCCAGGAACCCACTACCATTCAGAGCAACTCCTCGtggaccccctcccccccccgatCAGGACAGCGAGGGACAAGAGACAAAGAGGATCATCAGTGGCCAGCTAGTCTCTCTGGGGTTCAAACCTTGAACCAGTGCCCTAGTGAGGGGGCACTGGCCATGACCCTTGACCTTTGCTCTGCTTGTGTCTTGAGTCTGAGTCCTTTCCTGTACATCTGTGCTTGTGTTCATCTGCTAGTGAACTGGAGTGCTGCCCTCCCCGAGGGGGGTCGTCCCTTGTGACTGACCATGCTGTCCTAACAATGGCCTGAGCAAAAGGGTCCCATTGGGAACCTCTCAGGAGGGGGACCCGGGTCAGGGGCGACCAGCATCTTGCTGGCAACTccgtgggtggggtggggcggggtgctTCCTTCTGGAATGAGCACGTGGCTGACCCCAAAGgcatgtcccctccccctcctccacccacctTCTCAGAGATGTCCCTTTTGGGGTAGTGGGGACATTAGGAGCAACCTCCTAGGGTTGTTGTGAGAATTAAATGAACTGCAGCAGCCTGAGGCAGGGCTGGGCAGAGACCTCAGCACATGTTTGTTGAAAGGTTTGCAGGTGGATCTAGCCCTCCCGTTCATGGCTCATGTGTCTCAACCATTCTCCCACAGACTCCTGCAGCCCCTATGCCCAGGGCTCTCCTTGCGCCAGGTAGGGGCTCCTAAACAACAGGACGTCCGGGAGACTTTGAGTAAGGACACGAATAAAGTGTGTGGTCATTTCCAGGGCACTTTCTACATAATGTGACCGTGTTATTCCTGTCATTCGTGTGTCAAAGGGGGTAGCCTAGTGTCTAGAGAGGAGGGGTAAATTggcattgattttatttttatttttatttttttcaagatttttaaagAGGTAGGTGGGAAAGAGAACTGGGAGAGCCCGGACTCACTCATGAGATTGAACTTAAATTCACACTGAGGACACTTGGACTCTTGCCACATTGGGTAAGAGAAGGGGTCAAAGTTGGACCCGGGTGCCATTGTGGCGACCCCTGATGGTCCAATCCCCTGTCCTCCACCTAAAGTTCTTCAATCCATACCAAACATTTCACAGTGGGGAATCCTAGCTTCCCAAGGGTGGTCTTGGgagctgctgggggagggggtggggtggcccAAGTCTGGTAGCACGTGCTGACCTCACCTCTTAGGAATGGTGTGACCTTAAACAAGTCATTTAGTTTCCAGGTTTCAGTTCCTTTCACACCTAAATAggcatttcaaaaaaaatttaaaaaaaaaaaaaaggagaaataaagagagaaaaagtggagggtggggggaggtggggggtggggggtggggggaaaccaGGTTGTCTACCCCACAGAGTGCTTCTGAAGACCAAATGATGTAACTCACAAGAAAGTGCCTTGTAAATCGCCCAGAAATTGCAAAAAATCCTTAACTAGCCAATGAGGCTGCCTCTATTGCCCATCGACCAGCCCTAGTCTCTCACAACAGTGAGCACCCAGTAGGTGCTGGCTGTCTTTGTGCTCAACAAATAATTtccagaattaaaaaaacaaaacaaaaacaaaaacaaaaacaaaaaaaaaccccagcaaaacaacattcattcaacaaacattttctGAGACACTGACCATGTGCCCAGTGCACCAGGCTATGGCTGAGATACAAAGACAATGAGAACAGTCTCTTTTGGGAGGCTAATTAGTACCCTTATTTCTACCAGCACTTTCTTTGGTGGACTTTTAAACCAACCAGTTTTGTCcagacaagacaaaaaaacaaaaacaaaaacccaactggGTTGCTTTAGGGAGGCAACTGGTCTGGAGTGGACAATGGTGTCCAGGCCCCTGAAAGGGGCTGATTGGATTATGAGGcaaatggaggcagaaggagcacACAGGAGACAAATGCAGTGGGCGGAGACCCGCTCTGAGTTAATCAGGCTGATTGAAGGGACCCTTTCTGTCTTGCCGAGTGGCCAGGGGGCTCTCGCCACTGCCTACTCTGTCAGCACTGCTCTGTGCACATGGAGACTGGAGCTACCCTGGTCCCTCTCTGGCAATTGTTCATTCATTTGATGCTCACAACTCCCTGTCCTGACCCAGGGCCGGCCTGCCATCACGCAGGGAAGCAGAGGTCGCCAAGCGGTTTTCGACGGGGCCCCCCACATAACGTTAGCCTCGCGGTCTCTTCGGTTTTAGCAGCAGTGGACATGAACCTGTTTCCAGCCTGCATCCTCCAGTTCCTCTCGGGACTTCTGGCTCCACTGTGCTCACCTGGAgccctgcccgcctgcccgcccgcccacCTTCCCCTGTCCTCCTTCCTCGCCACTccagtgtctgtctttccttcacaGCCCGGCTTCTCGAGGCCTGTCTACACTCGCTGCTTTCCTTCCTCACCTCCAATTTCCCCTCCAACCCACTGCTTCCTGACTCGCTCTTCTCCATCGAACGGCTCTCGCTCAGGTAA
Above is a genomic segment from Mus pahari chromosome 7, PAHARI_EIJ_v1.1, whole genome shotgun sequence containing:
- the LOC110324815 gene encoding uncharacterized protein LOC110324815 isoform X5; this encodes METGATLVPLWQLFIHLMLTTPCPDPGPACHHAGKQRSPSGFRRGPPHNVSLAVSSVLAAVDMNLFPACILQFLSGLLAPLCSPGALPACPPAHLPLSSFLATPVSVFPSQPGFSRPVYTRCFPSSPPISPPTHCFLTRSSPSNGSRSGSTSCPSPQKSSWHCPPAMLAEEKKTEDPRTSSARTPGSSARGPQEAQREDPTHNAQREDLTHNTLQPFWIRPKPSSGILRGTLDTRTQTPAPGTLQL